From the Pomacea canaliculata isolate SZHN2017 linkage group LG14, ASM307304v1, whole genome shotgun sequence genome, one window contains:
- the LOC112555536 gene encoding tripartite motif-containing protein 72-like has protein sequence MVDCPVCCEIFQEPKVIPCGHIICRLCLVMWLEARDMEAGCPLCRYPIFELRIPGYPSRLIAETVANALPTDLDIMATARGRRDVTPETCLWCEGLLCTLGNTPSPLCPGKQDPQDAARREEACRESLKAVSAKIKEMVDHTIRMQDFLKGTEEEFRGVVAHSDTVGHMKVQAVQLVLKVQNQLVELRTVLLTHKHLLRRLQESRDSVVTLVMTEPMKDRMNFLMKKLRNLEQGYMEESRKLCRSTRT, from the coding sequence ATGGTCGACTGCCCCGTCTGCTGTGAGATCTTTCAAGAGCCAAAGGTCATCCCCTGTGGACATATTATCTGTCGCTTATGTCTTGTGATGTGGTTGGAGGCGCGAGACATGGAGGCCGGGTGTCCTCTGTGCCGCTACCCTATATTCGAACTGCGTATACCCGGATATCCAAGCAGACTGATCGCCGAGACGGTGGCCAATGCGTTACCCACGGACCTTGACATCATGGCGACTGCACGCGGTAGGCGTGACGTAACACCCGAAACGTGCCTCTGGTGTGAGGGGCTCCTGTGCACCTTGGGCAACACCCCGAGTCCACTCTGCCCAGGAAAACAAGATCCACAGGATGCTGCCCGGCGCGAGGAAGCCTGTAGAGAATCATTGAAGGCGGTGTCCGCAAAGATAAAGGAGATGGTGGACCACACCATCAGGATGCAGGACTTCCTCAAAGGAACCGAAGAAGAGTTCCGCGGTGTGGTAGCCCACAGTGACACCGTGGGGCACATGAAAGTGCAGGCAGTGCAGTTGGTGCTTAAGGTGCAAAACCAGCTGGTGGAACTTAGAACTGTCTTATTGACACATAAGCATCTCCTTCGGCGTCTGCAAGAAAGCCGTGACTCCGTGGTTACCCTCGTCATGACGGAGCCCATGAAGGACAGGATGAATTTCCTGATGAAGAAGTTGAGAAATCTGGAGCAAGGCTACATGGAAGAATCGCGGAAGCTGTGCAGGTCGACGAGAACGTAA
- the LOC112555193 gene encoding LOW QUALITY PROTEIN: uncharacterized protein LOC112555193 (The sequence of the model RefSeq protein was modified relative to this genomic sequence to represent the inferred CDS: deleted 4 bases in 2 codons) translates to MLDGAPLTTDFFRVDCLSSTGKRYLNIHSGVARNKDVLSRLETLGSISSIPVMTPPSTHTSKQESVPLSLSLISKSLPSLNLNVFMFGFDSMSRMSWIRLLPRTRKYFLETLGGLELEGYNIVGDGTTAALLPILTGHHEEELPEARRGMPGAQPVDGHPWVWKEFKRHGYVTAYAEDMANVGTFQYRMLGFKEQPTDHYMRPFYEAEEKIYGIYYPYCLGSTPRHLNFMHWFEELFATYTRHPKFFFGFHSELSHNSNFLVQALDEDLVLFLDRLEKSGHLNSTLLILMADHGARFSYIRATTQGKLEERLPYFALRFPPWVKQLHPQLIRNLEINTRRLTTPFDIHETLMEVLTYSGSGLGDISKRAISLFKEIPKHRSCSHAGVTPHWCACLKWDTLKLSDSTVLSVKSAINEINSYTKSNRKTCAMLRLKKITSVARYLPTYEDYVAEDNLRQYEESFTQPRRQNYLDVNQEVYQVSFISQPGNGHFEVTCTLDTTTGNFFVASTDISRINKYGNDANCIKNRYPHLRPFCYCKSGSWWFG, encoded by the exons ATGCTGGACGGCGCACCGCTAACGACAGACTTCTTCAGGGTGGACTGCTTGTCAAGCACTGGAAAAAGGTATCTGAACATCCACTCTGGCGTGGCCAGGAACAAAGACGTTTTGTCTCGGCTGGAGACTTTGGGTAGCATTTCATCTATCCCTGTGATGActccaccctccacacacacgtcGAAACAAGAATCTGTTCCGTTGTCCTTATCCCTCATTTCCAAAAGTCTGCCTAGCCTGAACTTAAATGTCTTTATGTTTGGTTTTGACTCCATGTCTCGTATGTCATGGATTCGTCTCCTTCCTCGCACACGAAAATACTTTCTGGAGACTCTTGGCGGTCTTGAACTTGAAGGATACAACATTGTAGGGGACGGAACGACGGCCGCATTGCTCCCCATTCTAACCGGGCATCATGAAGAAGAGTTGCCAGAGGCCAGACGGGGCATGCCCGGGGCACAGCCAGTAGACGGACATCCGTGGGTGTGGAAAGAGTTCAAACGTCACGGTTACGTCACGGCTTATGCCGAAGACATGGCCAACGTCGGAACGTTTCAATATCGCATGCTGGGTTTCAAAGAACAGCCCACCGACCACTACATGAGGCCGTTCTAC GAGGCCGAAGAGAAGATCTACGGGATTTATTATCCTTATTGCCTGGGCTCTACACCCCGTCACCTCAACTTCATGCACTGGTTCGAGGAGCTGTTTGCTACCTACACACGACACCCAAAGTTTTTCTTTGGTTTCCACAGTGAgttgagtcacaacagtaactTTCTTGTGCAGGCTCTTGATGAAGATCTGGTGTTATTCCTCGACAGACTGGAAAAGAGTGGTCACCTCAATTCCACCCTCCTTATTCTCATGGCTGACCACGGGGCCAGGTTTTCTTACATTCGGGCCACAACGCAGGGAAAGCTAGAAGAGCGCTTGCCTTACTTTGCCTTACGTTTCCCGCCATGGGTAAAACAACTTCATCCTCAGCTCATCCGCAACTTGGAGATAAACACTCGGAGGCTGACGACGCCGTTTGACATTCACGAAACCCTGATGGAGGTGCTGACCTACTCCGGGTCAGGGCTGGGGGACATCTCCAAGAGAGCCATCAGCCTCTTCAAGGAAATCCCGAAACATCGGAGCTGCAGCCACGCTGGGGTGACTCCTCATTGGTGTGCCTGCCTGAAGTGGGACACTCTTAAACTCTCAGATTCTACCGTGCTGTCGG TGAAGTCGGCTATAAATGAGATCAACTCGTACACAAAGTCCAACAGAAAGACTTGCGCAATGCTGCGCCTGAAGAAGATAACTTCCGTTGCACGCTACTTACCGACTTACGAGGATTACGTGGCTGAAGATAATCTGCGGCAGTACGAAGAGAGTTTTACTCAGCCTAGGAGGCAGAACTATTTAGATGTAAATCAAGAAGTCTATCAGGTGTCCTTCATCTCTCAGCCTGGAAACGGCCATTTTGAAGTGACGTGCACTCTTGATACAACTACTGGAAATTTCTTCGTAGCGAGCACCGACATCAGTAGAATAAACAAGTACGGAAATGATGCAAACTGCATTAAAAACAGGTATCCTCACCTTCGTCCTTTTTGCTACTGTAAGTCAGGTTCGTGGTGGTTTGGGTGA